In Janthinobacterium sp. 67, a genomic segment contains:
- the argH gene encoding argininosuccinate lyase, with protein MTDQFSKKGEAWSARFSEPVSDLVKRYTASVFFDKRLALFDIEGSLAHAEMLHAQAIISPADYAEIQRGMAQISQEIASGQFEWLLDLEDVHLNIEKRLTELVGDAGKRLHTGRSRNDQVATDIRLYVRSAIDDITALLATFRSALTDLAEQHADTIMPGFTHMQVAQPITFGHHMLAYVEMFGRDAERMADCRKRVNRLPLGAAALAGTTFPIDRLRVAKTLGFDDVCHNSLDAVSDRDFAIEFCAASAVLMMHVSRMAEELVIWMSPRIGFIDIADRFCTGSSIMPQKKNPDVPELARGKTGRVYGHLTGLLTLMKGQPLAYNKDNQEDKEPLFDTVDTVIDTLRIFADMAGGITVKPEAMRAAALQGYATATDLADYLVKKGLPFRDAHEAVALAVRACVDAGCDLADLSLEQLRAFSPLTDEDVFAVLTLEGSVAARDHVGGTAPRQVRAAIARVRTQLEK; from the coding sequence ATGACTGATCAATTCTCCAAAAAGGGCGAAGCCTGGTCGGCCCGGTTTTCCGAACCGGTCTCGGACCTCGTCAAGCGCTACACAGCTTCTGTATTTTTTGACAAGCGCCTGGCGCTGTTCGACATCGAAGGTTCGCTGGCCCATGCGGAAATGCTGCATGCGCAAGCCATCATCAGCCCGGCCGACTACGCGGAAATCCAGCGCGGCATGGCGCAAATCTCGCAGGAAATCGCCAGCGGCCAGTTCGAATGGCTGCTGGACCTGGAAGACGTCCACCTGAATATTGAAAAACGCCTGACCGAACTGGTAGGCGATGCGGGCAAGCGCCTGCACACGGGCCGTTCGCGCAACGACCAGGTGGCCACCGACATTCGCCTGTACGTGCGCTCCGCCATCGACGACATCACCGCCCTGCTGGCGACGTTCCGCAGCGCGCTGACGGACCTGGCCGAACAGCATGCCGATACCATCATGCCGGGCTTTACCCACATGCAGGTGGCCCAGCCGATCACCTTCGGCCACCATATGCTGGCGTATGTCGAAATGTTCGGCCGCGACGCCGAGCGCATGGCCGACTGCCGCAAGCGCGTCAACCGCCTGCCGCTGGGCGCTGCCGCCCTGGCCGGCACCACATTCCCCATCGACCGCCTGCGCGTGGCCAAGACGCTGGGCTTCGACGACGTGTGCCACAATTCGCTCGACGCCGTCTCGGACCGCGACTTCGCCATCGAATTTTGCGCCGCCTCGGCCGTGCTGATGATGCACGTGTCGCGCATGGCCGAAGAACTGGTGATCTGGATGAGCCCACGCATCGGCTTCATCGACATCGCCGACCGCTTCTGCACCGGCTCGTCGATCATGCCGCAAAAGAAAAACCCGGACGTGCCGGAACTGGCGCGTGGCAAGACAGGGCGCGTCTACGGTCACCTGACTGGCCTGTTGACCCTGATGAAAGGCCAGCCGCTGGCCTACAACAAGGACAACCAGGAAGACAAGGAACCGCTGTTCGACACCGTCGACACCGTCATCGACACCTTGCGCATCTTCGCCGACATGGCCGGCGGCATCACGGTGAAACCGGAAGCGATGCGCGCGGCCGCCCTGCAGGGCTACGCCACGGCGACCGACCTGGCCGACTACCTGGTCAAGAAGGGCTTGCCCTTCCGCGACGCCCATGAAGCGGTGGCCCTGGCCGTGCGCGCCTGCGTCGACGCCGGCTGCGACCTGGCCGACCTGTCGCTCGAGCAACTGCGCGCGTTTTCCCCGTTGACGGACGAAGACGTGTTTGCCGTGCTGACACTGGAAGGCTCCGTTGCCGCGCGCGACCACGTGGGCGGCACCGCGCCACGCCAAGTGCGCGCCGCGATCGCCCGCGTGCGTACGCAGCTGGAAAAATAA
- a CDS encoding TonB-dependent receptor: protein MHMKRQDGSLPRESVLAQGVRLALGVLSVTAALGMLGNGARGQEQEQVRDVESAPKKMQRVEITGSAIKRLESETALPVQIITRAEIEKAGVTTAAELMARVSANVGGLTDGASINVGGDQRGFNSANLRGVGTSSTLVLLNGRRMANFASPGDDAGVDLNNIPAAALQRVEVLLDGASALYGTDAIGGVINFITRKDYQGVELNVYGSRTDEGGAGKRTASITAGTGDLAADGYNIFAVVDLQKTDPLRSSQRKFIPNLQIPQRLGHLLSNFTSPANIRLSSAQREHLQDNGFLLNGQPITNRQINFGIPNCAPPANLYLPAGTGGVDACTYDYMGDTELYPKTDKQNLLTRGVLKLNNDHQLYAEVALSRSRSHYVGSSARVTGFLDYSKVPQLANAGFDTLLDDDGKQVERELELRMRLNEAGMRTSELTSESRRFVVGATGTLAGWDYDVGLNHSVNVVKDRDTHGYVLYDKLIEGIAAGDINPFGPSGAKGRALLDSIQINDEVRHARGTMDAIDFKASRALMAMGGGDMALAVGGEVRRERTEFRPSALLMSDNINNDAAPEGGKGTSDSRNVQAVYGELLLPFTRQWQAQLSGRYDHYEQVGGALSPKVGLTYMPSKQVLLRASAGKGFRAPSMSDLHRPTVYSSTATLPDPVLCATVDNNYADCAQNWDTRRYSNDKLKPERSRQFSAGLVLEPSQHWTFSFDYWNIKRTDLISEIGDDIILGNLAKYGDLVHRNGDNEIDYIELRKENRGAQKASGIDITADLHGVQTAWGRFGGHLSGTYVLDSKIQTSPGDTFVSNLNRFVTDGVVQRWRHTITLDWDKGPYSASLSNTYSSGYDDQNSAINTDDGSVVKANRVKAYTLWDMSAAYALSKQFKLRAGIQNLFNTSPPYSNQAYFFLSGYDPSYTDPRGRRFYASANYSFK from the coding sequence ATGCACATGAAAAGACAGGACGGCTCCTTGCCACGCGAGTCGGTGCTGGCGCAAGGCGTGCGACTGGCGCTGGGCGTCCTGAGCGTGACGGCGGCGCTGGGCATGCTGGGCAATGGCGCGCGGGGGCAGGAACAGGAGCAGGTGCGGGATGTTGAATCTGCGCCGAAAAAAATGCAGCGCGTGGAAATCACGGGGTCGGCCATCAAGCGCCTGGAGTCGGAAACGGCGCTGCCCGTGCAGATCATCACGCGCGCCGAGATCGAAAAGGCGGGCGTGACGACGGCGGCCGAGCTGATGGCGCGCGTGTCGGCCAACGTGGGCGGCCTGACCGATGGCGCCAGCATCAACGTGGGCGGCGACCAGCGCGGCTTCAACAGCGCCAACCTGCGCGGCGTGGGCACGTCATCGACCCTGGTGCTGCTCAATGGCCGGCGCATGGCCAACTTTGCCTCGCCTGGCGACGATGCGGGCGTGGACTTGAACAACATCCCGGCCGCCGCCCTGCAGCGCGTGGAAGTGCTGCTCGACGGCGCTTCGGCCCTGTACGGCACGGACGCCATCGGCGGCGTCATCAATTTCATCACGCGCAAGGATTACCAGGGCGTGGAGCTGAACGTCTACGGCAGCCGCACCGATGAAGGGGGCGCTGGCAAGCGCACGGCCAGCATCACGGCCGGCACGGGCGACCTGGCGGCGGATGGCTACAATATATTTGCCGTGGTCGACCTGCAAAAAACGGACCCCCTGCGCTCCTCGCAGCGCAAGTTCATCCCGAACCTGCAAATTCCGCAGCGCCTCGGGCATTTGCTGTCGAACTTTACCAGTCCGGCGAATATCCGCCTGTCCAGCGCCCAGCGCGAGCACTTGCAGGACAATGGCTTCCTGCTCAATGGCCAGCCGATCACCAACCGCCAGATCAATTTTGGCATCCCGAACTGCGCGCCGCCGGCCAATCTGTACCTGCCGGCGGGCACGGGCGGCGTCGATGCCTGCACCTACGACTACATGGGCGACACGGAGCTGTATCCGAAGACGGACAAGCAGAACCTGCTCACGCGCGGCGTGCTGAAACTGAATAACGACCACCAGCTGTACGCGGAAGTGGCGCTGAGCCGCTCGCGCAGCCATTACGTGGGCTCGTCGGCGCGCGTGACCGGTTTTCTCGATTACAGCAAGGTGCCGCAGCTGGCCAATGCGGGCTTCGATACGCTGCTCGATGACGATGGCAAGCAGGTGGAGCGCGAACTGGAACTGCGCATGCGCCTGAACGAGGCGGGCATGCGCACCAGTGAACTGACGAGCGAAAGCCGGCGCTTCGTGGTGGGCGCCACCGGCACGCTCGCCGGCTGGGATTACGACGTGGGCTTGAACCACAGCGTCAACGTCGTGAAGGACCGCGATACGCATGGCTACGTCCTGTACGACAAGCTGATCGAAGGGATCGCCGCCGGCGACATCAACCCGTTCGGCCCGTCCGGCGCGAAAGGCCGGGCGCTGCTCGACAGCATCCAGATCAACGACGAGGTGCGCCACGCGCGCGGCACCATGGATGCGATCGACTTCAAGGCTTCGCGCGCGCTGATGGCCATGGGCGGCGGCGACATGGCGCTGGCCGTGGGCGGCGAAGTGCGGCGCGAACGCACCGAGTTCCGCCCATCGGCACTGCTGATGAGCGACAACATCAACAACGATGCGGCGCCGGAAGGGGGCAAGGGCACCAGCGACAGCCGCAACGTACAAGCCGTCTACGGCGAATTGCTGCTGCCGTTCACCAGGCAGTGGCAGGCGCAGTTGTCGGGCCGCTACGACCATTACGAGCAGGTGGGCGGCGCCCTCAGTCCCAAGGTGGGCTTGACCTACATGCCCAGCAAGCAGGTGCTGCTGCGGGCCTCCGCCGGCAAGGGCTTCCGCGCGCCGTCGATGTCGGACCTGCACCGTCCCACCGTCTACAGCAGCACGGCGACCTTGCCCGACCCCGTGCTGTGCGCCACCGTGGACAACAATTATGCCGATTGCGCGCAGAACTGGGACACGCGCCGCTACAGCAACGACAAGCTGAAACCGGAACGTAGCCGCCAGTTCTCGGCCGGCCTGGTGCTCGAGCCGAGCCAGCACTGGACCTTCAGCTTCGATTACTGGAACATCAAGCGCACGGACCTGATCAGCGAAATCGGCGACGACATCATCCTGGGCAACCTGGCCAAATACGGCGACCTCGTACACCGCAACGGGGACAATGAAATCGACTACATCGAGCTGCGCAAGGAAAACCGGGGCGCGCAAAAAGCCTCGGGCATCGATATCACGGCCGACCTGCATGGCGTGCAAACGGCATGGGGACGTTTCGGCGGGCACCTGAGCGGCACGTACGTGCTCGACTCGAAAATCCAGACCAGCCCTGGCGACACCTTTGTCAGCAACCTCAATCGCTTCGTGACGGATGGCGTGGTGCAGCGCTGGCGCCATACGATTACGCTGGACTGGGACAAGGGCCCGTATTCGGCCAGCCTGTCGAACACGTATTCGAGCGGCTACGATGACCAGAACTCGGCCATCAACACGGACGATGGCAGCGTCGTCAAGGCGAACCGGGTGAAGGCGTACACCTTGTGGGACATGTCGGCGGCATATGCGCTCAGCAAGCAGTTCAAGCTGCGCGCGGGCATACAGAACCTGTTCAATACCAGTCCGCCGTACTCGAACCAGGCCTACTTTTTCCTCTCCGGCTATGATCCCAGCTACACGGACCCGCGCGGCCGGCGCTTTTATGCGAGCGCCAATTACAGCTTCAAGTAA
- a CDS encoding GNAT family N-acetyltransferase gives MPHLNISSDKAELDVPAIHHFLSTQSTWAIGIPLATVQRAIEHSLCVGGYIDGRQVAFARVVSDYATFAYLVDVYVLEEYRGRGYSKRLMEAVMAHPDLQGLRRFMLATSTAHDLYARYGFTAPLRPGTLMERYFPDIYQR, from the coding sequence ATGCCACATTTGAATATCAGCAGCGACAAGGCGGAGCTCGACGTTCCAGCCATCCATCATTTTCTCAGTACCCAATCGACATGGGCCATCGGCATCCCGCTGGCCACCGTGCAGCGCGCCATCGAGCATTCGCTTTGCGTGGGCGGCTATATCGACGGCCGCCAGGTGGCATTCGCCCGCGTGGTCAGCGACTACGCCACGTTTGCCTACCTGGTCGACGTGTATGTGCTGGAAGAATACCGCGGCCGCGGCTACAGCAAGCGCCTGATGGAGGCCGTGATGGCGCATCCCGACTTGCAGGGCCTGCGCCGCTTCATGCTGGCCACCAGCACGGCGCATGATTTGTATGCACGCTACGGCTTTACTGCGCCGCTCAGGCCAGGGACCCTGATGGAGCGGTATTTCCCGGACATATACCAGCGTTGA
- a CDS encoding IS1595 family transposase: MQPAQWKTFIAQFAELNRRQRLAGIALLRGAASRDVTVALVEGVARQRLHCPACNSNQAHRHGHAHGLQRYRCVPCGRTFNALTGTPLARLRHKALWLDYADCLLASDSVRKAALQLGVHRNTTFRWRHRFLSLAKTDRPHGLHGIAEADELYLLESEKGARTMTRPARRRGGHAHKRGISNEQVCILVARDRTGQTLDFVTGKGALTKAQLHHCLLPMIDKDILLVTDSHAAYRAFAREADISHQAVNLRAGIRVQGAAHVQNVNAYHSRLRQWLGPFHGVATRYLPNYLGWRWILDARRIRSPETLLKATLGAFPHLTVT; the protein is encoded by the coding sequence GTGCAGCCAGCCCAATGGAAAACCTTTATCGCCCAGTTCGCCGAACTGAACCGCCGCCAGCGCCTGGCGGGCATCGCTCTGCTGCGCGGGGCCGCATCGCGAGACGTCACCGTGGCATTGGTCGAAGGCGTGGCCCGGCAGCGATTGCACTGTCCTGCCTGCAACAGCAACCAGGCTCACCGGCACGGCCATGCGCACGGCTTGCAACGCTACCGCTGCGTTCCCTGCGGGCGCACCTTCAATGCGCTCACCGGCACGCCGCTGGCCCGCTTGCGCCACAAGGCGCTGTGGCTCGACTACGCCGATTGTCTGCTGGCATCGGATTCCGTGCGCAAGGCGGCATTGCAGCTGGGCGTGCACCGCAACACCACCTTTCGCTGGCGCCACCGGTTTTTATCGTTGGCAAAGACGGACCGGCCGCACGGCCTGCATGGCATCGCTGAGGCCGACGAGTTATATCTGCTGGAATCGGAAAAGGGGGCCAGAACAATGACGCGTCCGGCCCGCCGCCGGGGCGGCCATGCCCACAAGCGCGGCATATCCAATGAACAGGTCTGCATTCTGGTGGCGCGTGACCGCACGGGCCAGACGCTCGATTTCGTCACGGGCAAAGGAGCGCTAACCAAGGCGCAGTTGCACCACTGTTTGTTGCCCATGATCGACAAGGATATCTTGTTGGTGACCGACAGCCATGCCGCCTACCGGGCTTTTGCGAGGGAAGCGGACATCAGTCATCAGGCCGTCAACTTGCGCGCCGGCATCCGCGTGCAGGGCGCCGCCCACGTGCAGAACGTCAATGCGTATCACAGCCGATTACGACAATGGCTGGGGCCGTTTCACGGCGTGGCGACGCGCTATCTGCCGAACTATCTGGGATGGCGCTGGATCCTCGATGCCAGGCGCATCCGCTCGCCTGAAACGTTATTGAAAGCAACACTGGGCGCATTCCCACACCTGACGGTGACATAG
- a CDS encoding succinylglutamate desuccinylase/aspartoacylase family protein, whose amino-acid sequence MQVQQHPISTAHAGMSCQLSSFHFGTAAAGSRSGKKVYIQAALHADEVPGMLVSQFLRRELLALEAAGKVHGEIILVPAANPIGLAQAIHGAPFGRFDLTTGINFNRAYRHVADELKTTLAGLLGQDAQANVALIREHARAAVAAWRPGTDAETLKKTLLGMAIDADIVLDLHCDNEAALHIYTGTPLAAQIAPLSALLGARAVLLELAAGEEPFDEACSRLWWDLDAHFGGRYPIPAACLSSTVELRGEVEVSYALAERDAAALLRFLAIEGVLEIAGAGDDLPAPQCQPTPLAGVEPILAPHHGVLVYLREMGEVLAAGDAVADLIDPVSGETTTLRCTVAGVFFARSAHRHVLRGMNVGKVAGSIAYRGGSLLSQ is encoded by the coding sequence ATGCAAGTACAACAGCATCCCATCTCCACCGCCCACGCCGGCATGTCCTGCCAGTTGAGCAGCTTCCACTTCGGCACGGCGGCCGCCGGTAGCCGCAGCGGCAAGAAGGTGTACATCCAGGCGGCCCTGCACGCGGACGAGGTGCCGGGCATGCTGGTGTCGCAATTTTTGCGCCGCGAACTGCTGGCGCTGGAAGCGGCGGGCAAGGTGCACGGCGAAATCATCCTGGTGCCGGCCGCCAATCCGATCGGACTGGCGCAAGCCATCCATGGCGCGCCGTTCGGCCGCTTCGACCTGACCACCGGCATCAACTTCAACCGCGCCTACCGCCACGTGGCCGACGAATTGAAGACCACGCTGGCAGGCCTGCTGGGACAGGATGCGCAAGCCAACGTGGCCCTGATACGCGAGCACGCGCGCGCCGCCGTCGCCGCCTGGCGGCCGGGCACGGATGCGGAAACCTTGAAGAAAACCTTGCTGGGCATGGCCATCGACGCCGACATCGTGCTCGACCTGCATTGCGATAACGAGGCCGCCCTGCACATCTATACGGGCACGCCGCTGGCCGCGCAGATCGCGCCCCTGTCCGCCCTCCTGGGCGCGCGCGCCGTGCTGCTGGAACTGGCGGCCGGCGAAGAGCCGTTCGACGAAGCGTGCAGCCGCTTGTGGTGGGACCTCGACGCGCACTTCGGCGGCCGCTATCCGATTCCCGCCGCCTGCCTGTCGAGCACCGTCGAATTGCGCGGCGAAGTGGAAGTGAGCTACGCCCTGGCCGAACGCGACGCGGCCGCCCTGCTGCGCTTTCTCGCCATCGAGGGCGTGCTGGAGATAGCCGGCGCCGGCGACGACCTGCCCGCGCCGCAATGCCAGCCGACGCCGCTGGCCGGCGTGGAACCGATCCTTGCGCCGCATCACGGCGTGCTGGTCTACCTGCGCGAGATGGGCGAGGTGCTGGCCGCCGGCGACGCGGTGGCCGATCTGATCGACCCCGTCAGCGGCGAGACGACGACCTTGCGCTGCACCGTCGCCGGCGTCTTTTTTGCGCGCAGCGCCCACCGCCACGTCTTGCGCGGCATGAACGTCGGCAAGGTCGCCGGCAGCATCGCCTACCGCGGCGGCAGCCTGCTGAGCCAATAA
- a CDS encoding MurR/RpiR family transcriptional regulator, with protein MPVATTLASPDAAFAQSPLGQALMHVLAGGSASQRQIADYLLRNQMRVIALGIEELADSCQVSTATISRFARDIGQKNYSAMRGAMAETLQSLLQPVDKLRHTIERRARATSPVTQSLEYAAANIAATSDALSPPAMQAVVRRLTRARVVYVMGFGLSANLAGMLVQHLQPFCPHVVEVVGIGGSEVAAGHLVNLTAHDVLVVISFPRYTLDCIGLASFARDRGACIVALTDSPASPLAELADHALYAQSTHPVLPSSASTALAMIEALAVALMVSNKKNVEKAARLSDVIAAYLYGGEHGVQGPRKTAAKQRKAAAKTL; from the coding sequence ATGCCAGTGGCCACCACGCTGGCCTCGCCCGACGCCGCGTTCGCGCAATCGCCGCTGGGGCAGGCGCTGATGCACGTGCTGGCCGGCGGCTCGGCGTCGCAGCGGCAGATCGCCGATTATCTGTTGCGCAACCAGATGCGCGTCATTGCGCTCGGTATCGAGGAGCTGGCCGACAGCTGCCAGGTATCGACGGCCACCATCAGCCGCTTCGCGCGCGATATCGGCCAGAAGAATTATTCGGCCATGCGCGGCGCCATGGCCGAAACCCTGCAATCGTTGTTGCAGCCGGTCGACAAGCTGCGCCATACGATAGAGCGGCGCGCACGGGCCACCTCGCCGGTCACGCAAAGCCTGGAATATGCGGCCGCAAACATCGCCGCCACCTCCGACGCCCTGTCACCGCCAGCCATGCAGGCCGTGGTGCGCCGCCTGACGCGCGCCAGGGTGGTGTATGTGATGGGTTTTGGCCTGTCGGCCAACCTGGCGGGCATGCTGGTGCAGCACCTGCAGCCGTTTTGCCCGCATGTGGTGGAAGTGGTGGGCATCGGCGGCTCGGAAGTGGCGGCCGGCCACCTCGTCAACCTGACGGCGCACGACGTGCTGGTGGTGATCTCGTTTCCCCGCTATACGCTCGACTGCATCGGCCTGGCCAGCTTCGCGCGCGACCGCGGCGCCTGCATCGTGGCGCTCACCGATTCGCCCGCCTCGCCCCTGGCCGAACTGGCCGATCACGCGCTGTATGCGCAAAGCACGCATCCCGTCCTGCCCAGCAGCGCCAGCACGGCGCTGGCCATGATCGAGGCGCTGGCCGTGGCGCTGATGGTATCGAACAAAAAGAACGTAGAAAAAGCGGCCCGTTTGAGCGACGTCATCGCCGCCTATCTGTATGGCGGCGAACATGGCGTGCAAGGCCCACGAAAAACAGCGGCAAAGCAGCGCAAGGCAGCCGCAAAAACATTATAA
- a CDS encoding YfcC family protein, whose protein sequence is MRKFKLPNTFVLLCAILAMIAVATWLVPGGKFDTQLVNGKQLIIPGTFHYVDNKPQGLAALMMAPIKGFVDASLIIGFVLIVGGAFAVLQKTEAFDSLIKAIAKAHTSSRFVRAAIIPVFFTMFSLGGATFGMNEEAIPFILIFVPLALALGYDTITGVSIPFIGSQVGFSAAFLNPFNVGIAQGIAGVPIFSGIGYRLIVWAIATAVSIVFLMWYAARIKRHPEKSPTYLLDIEKRSEHSMDLDSFAGMTRTHRAVLWIFMATLLTMVVGVVKYDWFIDEIAALFLVMAIIVGLVGRLDMDSLVASFVQGARDMVSVALVIALARGTMILARDAQIIDTMLHALTPLVASSNPVFAAQKMFFMQSVINFFIHSGSGQAALTMPIMAPLADLVGVTRQTAILAFQFGEFTTPMIPTSGITVGVLALARVPWITWAKWMIPLQLIYLVLALLLLIPPCLMHWQ, encoded by the coding sequence ATGAGAAAATTCAAGCTCCCCAATACCTTCGTCCTGCTGTGCGCCATCCTGGCCATGATCGCCGTGGCGACCTGGCTGGTGCCGGGCGGGAAATTCGACACCCAGCTGGTGAACGGCAAGCAGCTGATCATCCCCGGCACGTTTCACTATGTCGACAACAAGCCGCAGGGCCTCGCCGCGCTGATGATGGCGCCCATCAAGGGCTTCGTCGACGCCAGCCTGATCATCGGCTTCGTGCTGATCGTCGGCGGCGCCTTCGCCGTGCTGCAAAAGACGGAAGCCTTCGATTCGCTGATCAAGGCCATCGCCAAGGCGCACACCAGTTCGCGCTTCGTGCGCGCCGCCATCATCCCCGTCTTCTTCACCATGTTTTCGCTGGGCGGGGCCACTTTCGGCATGAACGAGGAAGCGATTCCCTTCATCCTGATCTTCGTGCCGCTGGCCCTGGCCCTGGGCTATGACACCATCACGGGCGTGTCGATTCCCTTCATCGGCTCGCAGGTGGGCTTTTCCGCCGCCTTTTTGAATCCGTTCAACGTCGGCATCGCGCAGGGCATCGCGGGCGTGCCTATCTTTTCCGGCATCGGCTACCGACTGATCGTGTGGGCCATCGCCACGGCGGTCAGCATCGTATTTTTGATGTGGTACGCGGCGCGCATCAAGCGCCATCCGGAAAAAAGCCCGACCTATCTGCTCGATATCGAAAAGCGCAGCGAGCACTCGATGGACCTGGACAGCTTTGCCGGCATGACGCGCACGCACCGCGCGGTGCTGTGGATTTTCATGGCGACCTTGCTGACGATGGTCGTCGGCGTCGTCAAGTACGACTGGTTCATCGATGAAATCGCCGCCCTGTTCCTGGTGATGGCCATCATCGTCGGCCTGGTCGGCCGCCTCGACATGGACAGCCTGGTGGCGTCCTTCGTGCAGGGCGCGCGCGACATGGTCAGCGTGGCGCTGGTCATCGCGCTGGCGCGCGGCACCATGATCCTGGCGCGCGACGCGCAGATCATCGACACCATGCTGCATGCATTGACGCCCCTGGTGGCCTCGTCGAACCCCGTCTTCGCCGCGCAAAAGATGTTCTTCATGCAGTCGGTGATCAACTTCTTCATCCATTCCGGCAGCGGACAGGCGGCGCTGACCATGCCCATCATGGCGCCGCTGGCCGACCTGGTGGGCGTGACGCGCCAGACAGCCATCCTGGCCTTCCAGTTCGGCGAATTCACCACGCCGATGATTCCGACCTCCGGCATCACCGTCGGCGTGCTGGCGCTGGCGCGCGTACCCTGGATTACCTGGGCCAAGTGGATGATCCCGCTGCAGCTGATCTACCTGGTGCTGGCGCTGCTGCTATTGATTCCACCCTGCCTGATGCATTGGCAATAA